A region from the Oceanidesulfovibrio marinus genome encodes:
- a CDS encoding chemotaxis protein CheW, whose product MAEETQKRQDAELMQLVTFSIGEEEFGVDILKVQEIIRTMEITKVPRAPHFVEGVINLRGKVIPIIDLRKRFGLSSRDHDKHTRIIVIEINNMIVGFVVDSVSEVLRIPSSTVEPPPPVVAGLESEYISGVGKLEDRLLILLDLDRLLSGEERDMLVSM is encoded by the coding sequence ATGGCGGAAGAAACACAGAAGCGGCAAGACGCGGAGCTGATGCAGCTCGTCACCTTTTCCATCGGCGAAGAGGAGTTTGGCGTCGATATTCTCAAGGTCCAGGAGATCATCCGGACCATGGAGATCACCAAGGTTCCGCGCGCGCCCCACTTCGTGGAGGGTGTCATCAACCTGCGCGGCAAGGTCATCCCGATTATCGACCTGCGCAAGCGCTTCGGCCTCTCCTCGCGCGATCACGACAAGCATACGCGCATCATCGTTATCGAGATCAACAACATGATCGTCGGATTCGTGGTCGATTCCGTTTCCGAGGTCCTGCGTATTCCCTCCAGCACCGTGGAGCCGCCGCCGCCTGTCGTTGCCGGGCTCGAGTCCGAGTACATCAGCGGCGTGGGCAAGCTCGAAGACCGCCTGCTGATTCTGCTCGACCTCGATCGGCTTCTCTCCGGCGAGGAGCGCGATATGCTCGTCTCCATGTAG
- a CDS encoding UDP-glucose dehydrogenase family protein, with amino-acid sequence MNVCIVGTGYVGLVSAACFAEMGNNVSCVDVNPDVIETLKQGKVHIYEPGLEDLVKRNYAEGRLTFTTDLAEGLKDSLFVFITVGTPSRPDGSCDLSYVHQVAREVGQYMQEFKVVVDKSTVPVGTADQVRAIVAEELKKRGVEIEFDVVSNPEFLKEGDAVNDLMKPDRVVVGTDNVRTAELLKVLYAPFARSREKLIVMGVRSAEMTKYAANCMLATKISFINEVANICERVGADVRDVRMGIGSDHRIGYNFIYPGVGYGGSCFPKDVKALINTAREYEYMPQLLTAVDEVNDRQKQVLAQKIIDYFEPQGGVQGKTLALWGLAFKANTDDIREAASLKIIETLLEQGMRIRAFDPVAGENVQKVFEGDDRVTIVDEQYSALEGADALAVVTEWNQFRNPDFSRIKKMLKAPLLFDGRNLYSPMIMGELGFAYFCIGRRDGK; translated from the coding sequence ATGAATGTTTGTATTGTAGGTACCGGATACGTCGGCCTGGTAAGCGCGGCCTGTTTTGCCGAAATGGGCAATAACGTAAGCTGCGTCGACGTTAATCCTGATGTTATCGAGACCTTGAAGCAGGGCAAGGTCCATATCTACGAGCCCGGACTCGAGGATCTGGTGAAGCGCAACTACGCCGAAGGCCGGTTGACCTTCACCACCGATCTTGCCGAGGGGCTCAAGGATTCCCTGTTCGTCTTCATCACCGTGGGCACGCCGTCCCGACCGGACGGCTCCTGCGATCTGAGCTACGTGCACCAGGTGGCCCGCGAAGTGGGCCAGTACATGCAGGAGTTCAAGGTTGTGGTGGACAAGTCCACCGTGCCGGTGGGCACTGCGGACCAGGTCCGCGCCATTGTTGCCGAAGAGCTGAAAAAGCGCGGCGTGGAGATCGAGTTCGACGTGGTCTCCAACCCCGAGTTCCTCAAGGAAGGCGACGCGGTGAACGACCTGATGAAGCCGGACCGCGTGGTGGTGGGCACGGACAACGTGCGCACGGCCGAGCTGCTCAAGGTGCTTTATGCGCCTTTTGCCCGCAGCCGCGAGAAGCTCATCGTCATGGGTGTGCGCAGCGCCGAGATGACCAAGTACGCCGCCAACTGCATGCTCGCCACCAAGATCTCGTTCATCAACGAAGTGGCCAACATCTGCGAGCGCGTGGGCGCTGACGTGCGCGACGTGCGCATGGGCATCGGCTCCGACCACCGCATCGGCTACAACTTCATCTACCCCGGCGTGGGCTACGGCGGCTCCTGCTTCCCCAAGGACGTCAAGGCGCTGATCAACACCGCGCGGGAGTATGAGTATATGCCCCAGCTCCTCACTGCCGTGGACGAGGTGAACGACCGCCAGAAGCAGGTGCTTGCGCAGAAGATCATCGACTACTTCGAGCCTCAGGGCGGCGTACAGGGCAAGACCCTGGCCCTGTGGGGGCTGGCCTTCAAGGCCAACACCGACGACATCCGCGAGGCTGCCTCCCTGAAGATCATCGAGACCTTGCTGGAGCAGGGCATGCGCATCCGCGCTTTCGACCCCGTGGCCGGCGAGAACGTTCAGAAGGTTTTCGAGGGCGACGACCGCGTGACCATCGTGGACGAGCAGTATTCCGCCCTGGAAGGCGCTGACGCCCTAGCCGTGGTCACGGAGTGGAACCAGTTCCGCAACCCGGACTTCAGCCGCATCAAGAAGATGCTCAAGGCGCCGCTGCTCTTCGACGGCCGCAACCTGTACTCCCCCATGATCATGGGCGAGCTCGGGTTCGCCTACTTCTGCATCGGCCGTCGCGACGGCAAGTAA
- a CDS encoding pyridoxine 5'-phosphate synthase — MPTLAVNIDHVATIRQARLATFPDPLKAALVAEEAGAHGIIAHLREDRRHINDNDVERIAKETSTLFHLEMAATDEMRKIARRVKPYSVCLVPEKRKELTTEGGLAVAGRVKHFKDYVGPLQDDGIKISLFIEASSEQIDAAAEIGVEYVEIHTGHYADAEDYESRKRELEKIFVGIGYAQDLGLKVNVGHGLDYDNILSFSKIPAINEYSIGFSIIAEAVFTGLKPAVARMAALVADFSA; from the coding sequence ATGCCTACCCTCGCAGTCAACATAGACCATGTCGCCACAATTCGCCAAGCAAGGCTGGCAACTTTCCCCGATCCCTTGAAGGCCGCCCTCGTCGCCGAGGAAGCCGGCGCCCACGGCATCATCGCCCATCTGCGTGAAGACCGTCGCCACATCAACGACAATGATGTGGAGAGAATCGCCAAGGAAACCAGCACTCTGTTTCACCTGGAGATGGCCGCTACCGACGAGATGCGCAAGATCGCCCGCCGGGTGAAGCCCTACTCCGTATGCCTGGTGCCCGAAAAGCGCAAGGAGCTGACCACCGAAGGCGGCCTGGCCGTGGCCGGCCGCGTCAAGCATTTCAAGGACTACGTCGGCCCCCTGCAGGACGACGGCATCAAGATCAGCCTGTTCATAGAGGCATCCAGCGAGCAGATCGACGCCGCGGCCGAGATCGGCGTGGAGTATGTGGAGATCCATACCGGCCATTACGCCGACGCCGAGGACTACGAAAGCCGCAAACGCGAGCTGGAGAAGATATTCGTGGGCATCGGCTACGCCCAGGATCTGGGGCTCAAGGTCAACGTGGGCCACGGTCTGGATTACGACAACATCCTGAGCTTCTCCAAGATTCCCGCGATCAACGAGTACTCCATCGGCTTCAGCATCATCGCCGAGGCGGTATTCACCGGCCTGAAGCCGGCAGTGGCCCGCATGGCTGCGCTCGTGGCGGATTTCTCCGCATAA
- a CDS encoding holo-[acyl-carrier-protein] synthase, with product MILGLGIDVVELDRIERAISRHGRRFAEKMLTPYELEHLPEKLNPQILYLSARFAAKEAGSKALGTGFRRGVSLRTIEVQPMPSGKPELAFLGPALDLANAMGVKKAYVSLTHGRDVAAAVVVLEG from the coding sequence GTGATTCTTGGACTAGGCATCGACGTCGTGGAGCTGGACCGCATCGAGCGTGCGATCTCGCGCCACGGCCGGCGCTTTGCGGAAAAGATGCTCACCCCGTACGAGCTGGAGCATCTGCCTGAGAAGTTAAATCCGCAGATCCTCTACCTTTCTGCGCGGTTCGCCGCCAAAGAAGCCGGCTCCAAGGCGCTGGGCACAGGCTTCCGCCGCGGCGTTTCCCTGCGCACCATCGAGGTGCAGCCCATGCCTTCCGGCAAGCCGGAGCTCGCCTTTCTTGGCCCCGCCCTTGATCTCGCCAACGCCATGGGCGTAAAAAAGGCGTATGTCAGCCTTACCCACGGCCGCGATGTGGCGGCCGCCGTGGTGGTGCTGGAAGGATAG
- a CDS encoding NAD(P)H-hydrate dehydratase produces MDTKLDLMRTLEQLRLDNPLLTPQQMAAWDRWTIDEFGLPEELLMENASRVALDVLRERFPRVGAPGAPDCLEGKRVLLLAGPGNNGGDAVALARHLLDNGAVVLVLTTKSPEAYKGTAQKHLEYAQKAGVPFGFIQIADWLRPMDQLPEEYGAADREGFCDIIVDGLLGTGFSGELRDDYKTWVQAINKIRDRAFVLAIDVPSGLDGTTGKPSPVAVRAHATVTMEAAKTGIALPEAEPWVGRLEVRRIAIPRAVRFAQPVQRALLTDAVASLVDTPDPAMHKGTAGRVCIIGGSHGLTGAPVLSAIAALRAGAGLVTIACPGGIASEVKNGQPECMTLPLGEGTVLVPEMYSELEERIPGFDALLLGPGMGRDPESARLLKRVLAQENRPPAVVDADGLFHLSQRPSLLGMLTDRDVLTPHPVEMARLVAAVDTMDESSAMERYTENRIALAEGFAERFAPCLVLKGAGTVVAQKLAGNDDPTSFLCPIACPELAIGGSGDVLAGLIAALLGRNDRNSPPLPAACLGVYWHASTGRILGRSVPGRGAMAREIAHALPQALKELIHAHSQGHHDHGRGLG; encoded by the coding sequence ATGGACACGAAGCTCGACCTGATGCGCACGCTGGAACAGCTACGCCTCGATAATCCGCTGCTCACGCCGCAGCAGATGGCCGCCTGGGACCGCTGGACCATCGATGAGTTCGGCCTGCCCGAAGAGTTACTCATGGAGAACGCCAGCCGCGTGGCCCTGGATGTGCTGCGCGAGCGTTTTCCCCGCGTGGGCGCGCCCGGCGCTCCGGACTGCCTGGAAGGCAAGCGCGTGCTGCTGCTGGCCGGTCCGGGCAACAATGGCGGCGACGCCGTGGCCCTGGCCCGGCACCTGCTGGACAACGGTGCCGTGGTTCTGGTGCTCACAACCAAATCGCCCGAGGCGTACAAGGGCACAGCCCAAAAGCATCTGGAGTACGCGCAGAAGGCCGGGGTCCCCTTCGGTTTCATCCAGATAGCGGACTGGCTGCGGCCCATGGATCAGCTTCCCGAGGAGTACGGCGCCGCCGACCGCGAGGGCTTCTGCGACATTATAGTAGACGGCCTGCTGGGCACCGGCTTTTCCGGCGAGCTGCGCGACGACTACAAGACGTGGGTGCAGGCCATCAATAAAATACGCGACCGCGCCTTTGTCCTGGCCATCGACGTGCCCTCCGGCCTGGACGGCACCACTGGCAAGCCAAGCCCCGTGGCCGTGCGCGCCCACGCCACCGTGACCATGGAGGCGGCCAAGACCGGCATCGCCCTGCCCGAGGCCGAGCCTTGGGTGGGCCGGCTGGAAGTACGCCGCATCGCCATTCCCCGCGCCGTTCGTTTTGCACAGCCCGTACAGCGCGCCCTGCTCACGGACGCCGTGGCTTCCCTTGTGGATACGCCGGACCCGGCCATGCACAAGGGCACGGCCGGCCGTGTCTGCATCATCGGCGGCTCCCACGGGCTCACAGGCGCGCCCGTGCTCTCGGCCATCGCGGCCCTGCGCGCCGGCGCCGGGCTCGTGACCATCGCCTGCCCCGGCGGCATCGCCTCGGAGGTGAAGAACGGCCAGCCCGAGTGCATGACCCTACCCCTGGGCGAGGGCACCGTGCTCGTCCCGGAGATGTACAGCGAGCTGGAAGAGCGAATTCCCGGCTTCGACGCCCTGCTGCTGGGCCCGGGCATGGGCCGCGACCCGGAAAGTGCCCGGCTGCTCAAGCGCGTGCTGGCCCAGGAGAACAGGCCCCCGGCCGTAGTGGACGCCGACGGCCTCTTTCATCTTTCCCAGCGCCCTTCCCTGCTGGGCATGCTGACCGACCGCGACGTGCTGACGCCCCATCCCGTGGAGATGGCCCGGCTCGTCGCGGCCGTGGACACCATGGACGAATCGTCGGCCATGGAACGCTACACCGAGAACCGCATCGCACTGGCCGAAGGCTTTGCCGAGCGCTTCGCGCCGTGCCTCGTGCTCAAGGGCGCGGGCACGGTCGTGGCCCAGAAACTGGCGGGAAACGACGACCCCACGAGCTTTTTGTGCCCCATCGCCTGTCCGGAGCTCGCCATCGGCGGCTCCGGCGACGTGCTGGCCGGTCTGATCGCCGCGCTTTTGGGCCGCAACGACCGGAACTCGCCCCCCTTGCCTGCGGCATGCCTCGGGGTGTATTGGCACGCTTCGACCGGTCGCATACTGGGCCGGTCGGTTCCCGGACGCGGAGCCATGGCCCGTGAAATCGCACACGCCCTGCCCCAGGCACTCAAGGAGTTGATACATGCTCACAGCCAAGGACATCATGACCACGGACGTGGTCTCGGTTGA
- a CDS encoding CBS domain-containing protein, with amino-acid sequence MLTAKDIMTTDVVSVEPSSDTAEAVRLMLDNHYNGLPVIDSEGRLEGIICQSDLVAKQKQVRLPSFFTILDSMIPLSDPSSLERELQKVASSTVDGVMTRKVVTVTPDTPLDQVANLMVDKKLHTIPVVDAGKLVGVIGKEDVLRTLMDRIDPAS; translated from the coding sequence ATGCTCACAGCCAAGGACATCATGACCACGGACGTGGTCTCGGTTGAGCCGTCGTCCGATACCGCCGAGGCGGTCCGGCTCATGCTCGACAACCATTACAACGGCCTGCCCGTGATTGATTCAGAGGGCCGCCTCGAAGGCATCATCTGCCAAAGCGACCTCGTGGCCAAGCAGAAGCAGGTCCGCCTGCCTTCGTTTTTTACGATCCTCGATTCCATGATCCCCCTCTCCGACCCCTCCTCCCTGGAGCGCGAGCTGCAGAAGGTGGCGTCGAGTACGGTGGACGGCGTGATGACCAGGAAGGTGGTCACAGTGACGCCGGACACGCCTCTCGACCAGGTCGCCAACCTCATGGTGGACAAGAAGCTGCACACTATCCCGGTGGTGGACGCCGGCAAACTGGTTGGCGTAATCGGCAAGGAAGACGTGCTGCGCACGCTCATGGACCGTATCGATCCGGCGTCCTAG
- the tsaE gene encoding tRNA (adenosine(37)-N6)-threonylcarbamoyltransferase complex ATPase subunit type 1 TsaE, with protein MALGLALGRAWVKLWERGAPKCRTLLLTGPLGAGKTTLVRGLIQALPGGDEAEVSSPSFTLANHYPTTPEVAHADLYRLAGTAADWEILDLLDEHPGIVVVEWSELVPESELPEHRLLVSLERVDGSGDTGRVARITASTPACAPLCEACKEAVSAFSHGADMQQ; from the coding sequence ATGGCGCTCGGCCTTGCTCTGGGGCGGGCCTGGGTCAAGCTGTGGGAGCGCGGCGCGCCGAAATGCCGCACCCTCCTCTTGACCGGCCCCCTGGGAGCAGGCAAGACCACTCTGGTCAGGGGACTCATCCAGGCGTTGCCGGGCGGCGACGAGGCGGAAGTCTCCAGCCCGAGCTTCACCCTGGCGAACCACTACCCAACCACGCCGGAGGTAGCCCATGCGGATCTCTACCGGCTGGCGGGAACCGCCGCAGACTGGGAGATACTCGACCTTCTGGACGAACACCCCGGTATAGTTGTTGTGGAATGGAGCGAGCTCGTTCCCGAGTCCGAGCTGCCCGAGCATCGCCTGCTCGTGTCGCTTGAACGTGTGGACGGGTCCGGCGATACGGGACGCGTCGCCCGTATCACCGCATCGACGCCGGCATGCGCGCCGCTCTGCGAGGCATGCAAAGAGGCCGTATCGGCGTTCTCACATGGCGCGGACATGCAACAGTAA
- a CDS encoding aspartate kinase — translation MRILVQKFGGTSVADLTCMRQVQAKVEKALADGYKVVCVLSAMAGETNRLLTLAREWSSRPDPSEQDVLIATGEQVSVALFTMLLRDAGWKARSVLGFQMPMHTDNDYGKARIMNIDSDRLKQMLDEHEVLVAAGFQGCDECQRITTLGRGGSDTSAVALAAALEAERCEIYTDVEGVYTTDPNLCSRARKLDRVAYDEMLEMASMGAKVLQIRSVEFAKKYNVPVLVRSTFSDASGTLVTKEDPSMEEVKVSGIAYDKDQARVTLREVPDRPGVAAAIFGPLADAGILVDMIIQNVSREGRTDMTFTVSRSDLERALEILQSVAKEIEANDLIHDLGVCKVSVIGVGMRNHSGVAGTAFRALTAENINIMMISTSEIKISCVIEEKYLELAVRTLHDAFELDKQSAED, via the coding sequence ATGCGAATCCTCGTGCAGAAGTTCGGCGGCACGTCCGTCGCCGATCTCACGTGCATGCGGCAAGTGCAGGCAAAGGTGGAGAAGGCCCTTGCAGACGGCTACAAGGTCGTGTGCGTGCTCTCCGCCATGGCTGGCGAGACCAACCGCCTGCTTACGCTTGCCCGGGAATGGTCCTCGCGGCCGGACCCGAGCGAGCAGGACGTGCTCATCGCCACAGGCGAACAAGTTTCCGTGGCGCTTTTTACCATGCTGCTCAGGGACGCCGGCTGGAAAGCGCGCTCCGTCCTGGGCTTTCAGATGCCCATGCATACGGACAACGATTACGGCAAAGCGCGCATCATGAATATCGATTCCGATCGGCTGAAACAGATGCTGGATGAGCACGAGGTGCTCGTGGCGGCAGGTTTCCAGGGCTGCGACGAATGCCAGCGCATCACCACGCTGGGACGCGGCGGCTCCGACACCTCCGCCGTGGCTCTGGCCGCCGCACTGGAGGCGGAGCGCTGCGAAATTTATACGGATGTGGAAGGCGTGTACACCACGGACCCCAACCTCTGTTCCCGCGCGCGCAAGCTGGACCGCGTCGCCTATGATGAGATGCTGGAGATGGCGAGCATGGGCGCAAAGGTGCTGCAGATCCGTTCCGTCGAATTCGCCAAGAAATACAACGTTCCCGTTCTGGTGCGGTCCACGTTCTCGGACGCCTCGGGAACTCTCGTGACCAAGGAGGATCCGTCCATGGAAGAGGTCAAGGTTTCCGGTATCGCTTACGACAAGGATCAGGCGCGGGTGACCCTGCGCGAGGTGCCGGACCGTCCCGGCGTTGCCGCCGCGATTTTCGGACCTCTGGCCGATGCGGGCATTCTCGTGGACATGATCATCCAGAACGTGAGCCGCGAAGGCAGGACGGACATGACCTTCACGGTGAGCCGCAGCGACCTGGAGCGGGCGCTGGAGATTCTCCAGTCCGTAGCCAAGGAGATCGAGGCCAACGACCTGATCCACGATCTGGGCGTGTGCAAGGTATCGGTCATCGGCGTGGGCATGCGCAACCACTCCGGCGTGGCCGGCACGGCGTTCCGCGCGCTCACGGCGGAGAACATCAACATCATGATGATCTCCACCTCCGAGATCAAGATTTCGTGCGTGATCGAGGAGAAGTACCTGGAGCTGGCCGTGCGCACACTGCACGACGCCTTCGAGCTGGACAAGCAGTCGGCCGAGGACTAG
- a CDS encoding PAS domain-containing hybrid sensor histidine kinase/response regulator produces the protein MKQDRCRQKETGDKERRFEKLRRKAEALVDEKSTEELSASLDDVKELIHQLTVFQIELELQNDELVSAQSRLEASRNKYIRLYDFAPIAYFTFDEDGLISESNLAGAGLLAMDRCSLTNKPFITYLHSDSQKTFYSHRQSVFRDGVQQTCLLTLRLRNGEERIVRMNSVLVDDPYCAERLDSVTGPSQARLASSSCRFMLSAVEDITDLKRTEELLNQAKLASEKANEAKSEFMARMSHELRTPLNGILGLTQVVIDSELESEQETNLRMVKDSAVELLSIVNDILDVSKVEMGVLTLKKQEFSLRALVEDSFFTFENATQAKGLDYNLSIAPDMDDEFVGDPLRIKQVLTNLISNAVKFTPQGSVSISVSRDERLNKCARELVHFTVSDTGIGIPDDLVANIFERFYQVDGSFTRSFEGTGLGLAIAKSLVEMMDGVIEVRSTQDEGSVFTVTLPLSTAADAAAKKALAAEREKPAPENEEPAAEEAEAKEEPTAPSLPPLTVLLAEDNAVNQAFAQLILRREGHEVVTVGNGKDALEVLSRQTFDVVLMDVRMPGMDGVEATKRIRSGEACVLDSEIPIVAMTAHTSIEDRELFLSVGMDCYVSKPMNWEQILEAMAEAMQVRGRCPRT, from the coding sequence ATGAAGCAGGATCGCTGCAGGCAGAAGGAAACCGGCGACAAGGAACGCCGTTTCGAGAAGCTGCGCCGGAAGGCCGAAGCCCTGGTGGACGAAAAGAGTACCGAGGAGTTGTCCGCCTCCCTGGACGACGTCAAGGAGCTCATCCACCAGCTCACCGTGTTCCAGATCGAGCTGGAGCTGCAGAACGATGAGCTCGTCTCGGCCCAGTCGCGCCTGGAAGCCTCGCGCAACAAGTACATCCGGCTCTATGACTTCGCGCCCATCGCCTACTTCACCTTTGACGAAGACGGTCTCATCAGCGAATCGAACCTTGCCGGCGCCGGGCTGCTGGCCATGGACCGTTGCAGCCTGACGAACAAGCCGTTCATCACCTATCTGCACAGCGACTCGCAGAAGACGTTTTATTCGCACCGCCAGAGCGTGTTCCGCGACGGCGTCCAGCAGACCTGCCTACTCACGCTCAGGCTGCGCAACGGCGAGGAGCGCATCGTTCGCATGAACTCCGTGCTGGTGGACGATCCCTACTGCGCGGAGCGTCTGGATTCGGTCACGGGACCATCGCAGGCGCGGCTCGCGAGCAGCTCCTGCCGCTTCATGCTTTCCGCGGTGGAGGACATCACCGACCTCAAGCGCACCGAAGAGCTGCTGAACCAGGCCAAGCTCGCCTCGGAAAAAGCCAACGAGGCCAAGAGCGAGTTCATGGCGCGCATGAGCCACGAGCTGCGTACCCCCCTCAACGGAATCCTGGGCCTCACCCAGGTGGTCATCGACTCCGAGCTGGAATCGGAGCAGGAGACCAACCTGCGTATGGTCAAGGACTCTGCCGTGGAACTCCTGAGCATCGTCAATGACATCCTGGACGTTTCCAAGGTGGAGATGGGCGTGCTGACGCTGAAAAAGCAGGAGTTCTCTCTGCGCGCACTCGTGGAGGACAGCTTCTTCACATTCGAGAATGCGACGCAGGCCAAAGGGTTGGATTACAACCTGAGCATTGCACCGGATATGGACGACGAGTTCGTGGGCGATCCGTTACGCATCAAGCAGGTGCTGACCAACCTCATTTCCAATGCCGTCAAGTTCACGCCGCAAGGAAGCGTCTCCATATCCGTCAGCCGTGATGAGCGGCTCAACAAGTGCGCGCGCGAGCTCGTGCATTTTACGGTCAGTGACACCGGCATCGGCATTCCGGATGACCTTGTCGCCAATATTTTCGAACGCTTCTATCAGGTGGACGGCTCGTTCACCCGCTCCTTCGAGGGAACCGGCCTCGGCCTGGCCATCGCCAAGAGCCTTGTGGAGATGATGGACGGCGTCATCGAAGTGCGCAGCACCCAGGACGAGGGCAGCGTCTTTACGGTCACGCTGCCGCTGTCCACCGCCGCGGACGCGGCGGCGAAGAAGGCGCTCGCTGCCGAGCGCGAGAAGCCTGCCCCGGAAAATGAGGAGCCGGCCGCCGAGGAAGCGGAGGCGAAGGAGGAGCCCACGGCTCCGTCGCTGCCGCCGTTGACGGTGCTGCTGGCCGAGGACAATGCCGTGAACCAGGCCTTTGCCCAGCTCATTCTGAGGCGGGAAGGGCACGAGGTCGTCACGGTGGGCAACGGCAAGGACGCCCTGGAGGTCCTGTCGCGCCAGACCTTCGACGTAGTGCTCATGGACGTGCGCATGCCGGGCATGGACGGCGTGGAGGCCACAAAGCGCATCCGCTCCGGCGAGGCATGCGTGCTGGACTCGGAGATACCTATTGTGGCCATGACGGCGCACACCAGCATCGAGGACCGGGAGCTCTTTCTCAGCGTGGGGATGGACTGCTACGTCTCCAAGCCCATGAACTGGGAGCAGATTCTGGAGGCTATGGCAGAAGCGATGCAGGTCCGAGGGCGATGCCCCCGGACCTGA